A region of Plantactinospora sp. BC1 DNA encodes the following proteins:
- a CDS encoding FAD-dependent oxidoreductase, with translation MANPVILTVDDDPAVSRAVARDVRRRYGDRYRVVRASSGEEALTALREIKLRGDQVAVLLADYRMPQMNGIEFLEAAMDLFPTARRVLLTAYADTNAAIDAINVVDLDHYLLKPWHPPEEKLYPVLDSLLDAWAATPEAAPDEVRVIGHRWSAPSFEIRDFLARNLVPYRWLLADEPEGGRLLAAAGADPADVPVVITADGTALVKPTEAELADRCGLSTTPAADFYDLVVVGAGPAGLGAAVYGASEGLRTVLVERQATGGQAGQSSRIENYLGFPDGVSGSQLADRARRQALKFGAELLTARDVVGLEAAGATRLLRFSDGSSIAAHTVVLATGVSYRQLTAPGLADLTGRGVFYGSASTEAPNCAGQDVYIVGGANSAGQAAVYFARHARRVHLLVRGPDLRRSMSHYLIEQIERIDNIEVHPHSEVVGGEGTDHLEQLVICDNRVGQRRTVKASWLFVFIGAEPRTDWLADVVARDARGYVLTGLDLSSDGRRPAGWSLPRDPYPLESSLPGVFAAGDVRADSIKRVASAVGEGAMVVSLAHQYLAAQ, from the coding sequence ATGGCGAACCCGGTGATCTTGACGGTCGACGACGACCCGGCGGTGTCGCGCGCGGTGGCCCGGGACGTGCGGCGACGCTACGGCGACCGGTACCGGGTGGTCCGCGCCTCCTCCGGCGAGGAGGCGCTGACCGCGCTGCGGGAGATCAAGCTCCGGGGTGACCAGGTGGCGGTGCTGCTCGCCGACTACCGGATGCCGCAGATGAACGGCATCGAGTTCCTCGAAGCCGCGATGGACCTCTTCCCGACCGCCCGCCGGGTGCTGCTGACCGCCTACGCGGACACCAACGCGGCGATCGACGCGATCAACGTCGTCGACCTGGACCACTACCTGCTCAAGCCCTGGCATCCGCCGGAGGAGAAGCTCTATCCGGTGCTGGACAGCCTGCTGGACGCCTGGGCGGCGACCCCGGAGGCCGCCCCGGACGAGGTACGCGTGATCGGCCACCGCTGGTCCGCGCCGTCGTTCGAGATCCGCGACTTCCTCGCCCGCAACCTGGTGCCGTACCGCTGGCTGCTCGCCGACGAGCCGGAGGGCGGGCGGCTGCTGGCCGCCGCCGGAGCCGACCCGGCCGACGTGCCGGTGGTGATCACCGCGGACGGCACCGCGCTGGTGAAGCCGACCGAGGCCGAACTGGCGGACCGGTGCGGGCTCTCCACCACCCCGGCCGCCGACTTCTACGACCTGGTGGTGGTCGGCGCCGGCCCGGCCGGCCTCGGCGCCGCCGTCTACGGCGCCTCCGAGGGGCTGCGCACGGTACTCGTCGAGCGGCAGGCGACCGGCGGCCAGGCCGGGCAGAGCAGCCGGATCGAGAACTACCTCGGCTTCCCCGACGGGGTCTCCGGGTCGCAGCTCGCCGACCGGGCCCGCCGACAGGCGCTGAAGTTCGGCGCCGAGCTGCTGACCGCCCGGGACGTCGTCGGGCTGGAGGCGGCCGGCGCGACCCGGCTGCTCCGGTTCAGCGACGGCTCGTCCATCGCCGCGCACACCGTGGTACTGGCCACCGGGGTCTCCTACCGGCAGCTCACCGCGCCCGGACTGGCCGACCTGACCGGCCGGGGCGTCTTCTACGGCTCGGCGTCGACGGAGGCGCCGAACTGCGCCGGCCAGGACGTCTACATCGTCGGCGGGGCGAACTCGGCCGGGCAGGCGGCGGTCTACTTCGCCCGGCACGCCCGCCGGGTGCACCTGCTGGTACGCGGCCCGGACCTGCGCCGCTCGATGTCGCACTACCTGATCGAGCAGATCGAACGGATCGACAACATCGAGGTGCACCCGCACTCCGAGGTGGTCGGCGGCGAGGGCACCGACCACCTGGAGCAGCTCGTCATCTGCGACAACCGGGTCGGGCAGCGGCGCACCGTGAAGGCCTCCTGGCTCTTCGTCTTCATCGGCGCCGAGCCGCGCACCGACTGGCTGGCCGACGTGGTGGCCCGGGACGCCCGGGGCTACGTGCTGACCGGGCTGGACCTGAGCAGCGACGGCCGGCGGCCGGCCGGCTGGTCGCTCCCCCGCGACCCGTACCCGCTGGAGTCGAGCCTGCCCGGGGTCTTCGCGGCCGGGGACGTCCGGGCCGACTCGATCAAGCGGGTCGCCTCGGCCGTCGGCGAGGGTGCCATGGTGGTCTCACTGGCCCACCAGTACCTGGCGGCGCAGTGA
- a CDS encoding ATP-binding protein: MTGSDERLPIEELRTLFLFESLDEEKLDYIHQHGRVQRLPAGSDVFVEGAEANCFFVLLDGTVSLIRLVQGDRVEITRSDQRGAYGGATQSYLNEQRVQTYQNGMRAITDVTLFVLPAEVISTAMRRWFPMAMHLLDGLFLGMRTTQTVVGERERLLALGSLSAGLTHELNNPAAAAVRATSVLRDRVAGMRHKLAMIADGRLDGERLQRLVELQEAAVKQAATAPTLSPLQTSDAEDALADWLDAHEVTGGWDLAPTLTAGGIDVAWLEQVGTAVRPDDLEPAIRWLTYTVETELLLGEIDDALSRITGLVGAAKQYSQLDRAPHRTVDVHDLLDATLAMFNAKIKAGVQVVREYDRSLPAIPVYAAELNQVWTNLVDNALYAIGEQGVLTVRTGRDDDSIVVEIVDTGPGIPAEVRSRIFEPFFTTKPIGDGTGLGLDISYRIVVNKHHGDIRVDSEPGRTTFRVCLPISGPEPGAVEAALS; encoded by the coding sequence ATGACCGGATCGGACGAGCGGCTGCCGATCGAGGAACTGCGTACGCTGTTCCTGTTCGAGTCGCTGGACGAGGAGAAGCTCGACTACATCCACCAGCACGGCCGGGTGCAGCGACTGCCGGCCGGATCCGACGTCTTCGTCGAGGGCGCCGAGGCGAACTGCTTCTTCGTGCTGCTCGACGGCACCGTCTCGCTGATCCGGCTGGTGCAGGGCGACCGGGTCGAGATCACCCGCAGCGACCAGCGCGGCGCGTACGGCGGGGCGACCCAGTCCTACCTGAACGAGCAGCGGGTGCAGACGTACCAGAACGGGATGCGGGCGATCACCGACGTGACGCTCTTCGTACTGCCGGCCGAGGTGATCAGCACCGCGATGCGCCGCTGGTTCCCGATGGCGATGCACCTGCTGGACGGCCTCTTCCTCGGCATGCGGACCACCCAGACCGTGGTCGGCGAACGGGAGCGGCTGCTGGCCCTCGGCTCGCTCTCGGCCGGGCTGACCCACGAGCTGAACAACCCGGCCGCCGCCGCCGTCCGGGCCACCTCGGTGCTCCGGGACCGGGTCGCCGGGATGCGGCACAAGCTGGCGATGATCGCCGACGGCCGGCTGGACGGGGAACGGCTGCAACGCCTGGTCGAACTCCAGGAGGCCGCCGTGAAGCAGGCCGCCACGGCACCGACGCTCTCCCCGCTCCAGACCAGCGACGCCGAGGACGCCCTGGCCGACTGGCTGGACGCGCACGAGGTCACCGGCGGCTGGGACCTCGCCCCGACGCTGACCGCCGGTGGCATCGACGTGGCCTGGCTGGAGCAGGTCGGCACGGCGGTACGCCCCGACGACCTGGAGCCGGCGATCCGGTGGCTGACCTACACCGTCGAGACCGAACTGCTGCTCGGCGAGATAGACGACGCGCTGAGCCGGATCACCGGGCTGGTCGGCGCGGCGAAGCAGTACTCGCAACTGGACCGGGCACCGCACCGGACGGTGGACGTGCACGACCTGCTCGACGCGACGCTGGCGATGTTCAACGCCAAGATCAAGGCTGGTGTCCAGGTCGTCCGCGAGTACGACCGCAGCCTGCCGGCGATCCCGGTCTACGCCGCCGAACTGAACCAGGTCTGGACCAACCTGGTCGACAACGCGCTCTACGCGATCGGCGAGCAGGGCGTGCTGACCGTACGCACCGGGCGGGACGACGACTCGATCGTGGTGGAGATCGTCGACACCGGGCCGGGCATTCCGGCCGAGGTCCGGTCCAGGATCTTCGAGCCGTTCTTCACCACCAAGCCGATCGGCGACGGGACCGGGCTGGGGCTGGACATCTCGTACCGGATCGTGGTCAACAAGCACCACGGGGACATCCGGGTCGACTCCGAGCCGGGGCGTACCACCTTCCGGGTCTGCCTGCCGATCTCCGGACCCGAGCCGGGCGCGGTCGAGGCCGCCCTCTCCTGA
- a CDS encoding sigma-70 family RNA polymerase sigma factor: protein MPPPGVDSDEITSLALAAKAGDRSAAAAFIRATQHDVQRFVSHLVGAGEAEDLAQETYLRAMRALPRFAARSSAKTWLLSIARRACVDHVRTAMRRPRVASLPDWQLAADAELARGSTGFEGAVELDRLLADLPADRREAFVATQVAGLSYAEAAEVCDCPIGTIRSRVARAREDLVAAMRTEGTGRRLRSTS, encoded by the coding sequence ATGCCTCCCCCCGGAGTCGACAGCGACGAGATCACCAGCCTGGCGCTGGCCGCCAAGGCCGGCGACCGCTCGGCGGCAGCGGCCTTCATCCGGGCGACCCAGCACGACGTGCAGCGGTTCGTCTCCCACCTGGTCGGTGCCGGTGAGGCGGAGGATCTCGCCCAGGAGACCTACCTGCGGGCGATGCGCGCGCTGCCCCGCTTCGCGGCCAGGTCCTCCGCGAAGACGTGGCTGCTCTCGATCGCCCGGCGGGCCTGCGTCGACCATGTCCGGACGGCCATGCGACGACCCCGCGTGGCGTCGCTGCCGGACTGGCAACTCGCCGCCGACGCCGAACTGGCCCGGGGGAGCACCGGCTTCGAGGGCGCCGTGGAACTCGACCGGCTCCTCGCGGACCTGCCGGCGGACCGCCGGGAGGCGTTCGTCGCCACCCAGGTGGCCGGGCTGAGCTACGCCGAGGCGGCCGAGGTCTGTGACTGCCCGATCGGCACCATCCGGTCCCGGGTCGCTCGGGCCCGCGAGGACCTGGTCGCGGCGATGCGGACGGAGGGCACCGGCCGCCGGCTCCGCTCGACGAGCTGA
- a CDS encoding zf-HC2 domain-containing protein, with protein MRCEEYREALSARLDGEEHPAERAGVDRHLAACPECRSWLESATALNRLARTSLVPPPMEIDESILAAAPGPSRFARLAGTLRIALGVVGVAQFLLGAAQIAGIGSAAHPHGLQVVFGGGPDHLWHESAAWNVALGAGFAWIALRRTRPVGLVPTLTAFVAVLTLLSVNDAIAGRVEPSRILSHGLILAGYLIILGLSRPTIESGEPPTRHERRPGPGWRARFEEEPAPAPPRLRLVRTQPGTAQARTHHRAA; from the coding sequence GTGCGGTGCGAAGAGTATCGAGAAGCCCTGTCGGCCCGGCTGGACGGCGAGGAGCACCCGGCCGAGCGGGCCGGGGTGGACCGCCATCTCGCCGCCTGCCCGGAGTGCCGGAGCTGGCTGGAGAGCGCGACGGCGCTGAACAGGCTGGCCAGGACCAGCCTGGTGCCGCCGCCGATGGAGATCGACGAGAGCATCCTGGCCGCCGCTCCCGGGCCGAGCCGGTTCGCCCGGCTGGCCGGTACGCTCCGGATCGCGCTCGGGGTGGTGGGCGTCGCCCAGTTCCTGCTCGGCGCGGCCCAGATCGCCGGCATCGGCTCGGCGGCGCACCCGCACGGACTCCAGGTCGTGTTCGGCGGCGGCCCCGACCACCTGTGGCACGAATCGGCTGCCTGGAACGTCGCGCTCGGGGCCGGATTCGCCTGGATCGCGCTGCGGCGTACCCGGCCGGTGGGTCTGGTACCCACGCTGACCGCGTTCGTCGCCGTGCTGACCCTGCTCTCGGTCAACGACGCGATCGCCGGCCGGGTCGAGCCCAGCCGGATCCTCAGTCACGGCCTGATCCTGGCCGGCTATCTGATCATTCTCGGTCTCTCCCGCCCGACGATCGAGTCGGGTGAGCCGCCGACCCGGCACGAGCGACGCCCCGGGCCGGGCTGGCGGGCGAGGTTCGAGGAGGAGCCGGCACCCGCGCCGCCGCGCCTGCGGCTGGTCCGGACCCAACCCGGCACGGCTCAGGCGCGGACCCACCACCGGGCTGCCTGA
- a CDS encoding DUF6582 domain-containing protein, whose product MKTTWKPVDQHGVISSKQSRELPDSAFAFPGKRKEPLTDASHVRNALARFDQTHDVSDAERDQAFANILAAAKHYDIQVAESDWRQLGKLPHTPNPAHGGRGSGG is encoded by the coding sequence ATGAAGACCACCTGGAAGCCCGTCGACCAGCACGGAGTGATCAGCAGCAAACAGTCCCGTGAACTGCCGGACAGCGCGTTCGCCTTTCCCGGGAAGCGCAAGGAACCACTCACCGACGCGTCGCACGTCCGCAACGCCCTCGCCCGGTTCGACCAGACGCACGACGTCAGCGACGCCGAGCGGGACCAGGCGTTCGCGAACATCCTCGCGGCGGCCAAGCACTACGACATCCAGGTCGCCGAGTCCGACTGGCGGCAGCTCGGCAAGCTCCCGCACACGCCGAACCCGGCACACGGCGGGCGCGGCTCGGGCGGGTGA
- a CDS encoding aldo/keto reductase: MENRTLGTNGPTVSALGLGTMGMSDLYGPADETESIATIHAALDAGVTLLDTGDFYGAGHNEMLLGRALRERNRAQVTISVKFGALRDPDGGWDGTDGRPEAVRNFLAYTLRRLDTDHVDVYRLSRLDPAVPIEETVGAIAEQVTAGRVRHIGLSEVGAATIRRAQAVHPIADLQIEYSLLSRTVEAEILPTCRELGIGVTAYGVLSRGLLSGHWTADRQLSPGDFRSFSPRFTGDNLQANLLLVDALREVAQSRGATVSQVAIAWVLSRGTDIVPLVGARRRDRLAESLGALDLTLDADDLAAIERAVPVGSAAGARYAAPAMAHLDSER, from the coding sequence ATGGAGAACCGGACACTCGGCACCAACGGCCCCACGGTCTCCGCCCTCGGCCTCGGCACGATGGGGATGTCCGACCTCTACGGACCCGCCGACGAGACGGAGAGCATCGCGACCATCCACGCCGCCCTGGACGCCGGGGTCACCCTGCTGGACACCGGCGACTTCTACGGCGCCGGACACAACGAGATGCTCCTCGGCCGGGCGCTGCGCGAGCGCAACCGCGCCCAGGTCACGATCAGCGTCAAGTTCGGCGCGCTGCGCGACCCGGACGGCGGCTGGGACGGCACCGACGGCCGCCCGGAGGCGGTACGGAACTTCCTCGCGTACACGCTGCGCCGGCTCGACACGGACCACGTCGACGTGTACCGGCTCAGCCGGCTCGACCCGGCGGTGCCGATCGAGGAGACCGTCGGCGCGATCGCCGAACAGGTGACCGCCGGCCGGGTACGCCACATCGGCCTCTCCGAGGTCGGCGCGGCGACGATCCGCCGGGCCCAGGCCGTACACCCGATCGCCGACCTCCAGATCGAGTACTCGCTGCTGTCCCGGACCGTCGAGGCGGAGATCCTGCCCACCTGTCGGGAGCTGGGCATCGGCGTGACGGCGTACGGGGTGCTGTCCCGGGGGCTGCTCAGCGGGCACTGGACCGCCGACCGGCAGCTCTCCCCCGGCGACTTCCGCTCGTTCAGCCCCCGGTTCACCGGCGACAACCTCCAGGCGAACCTGCTGCTGGTGGACGCGCTGCGCGAGGTCGCGCAGTCCCGTGGCGCCACCGTCTCCCAGGTCGCCATCGCCTGGGTGCTCAGCCGGGGCACCGACATCGTGCCGCTGGTCGGTGCCAGGCGCCGGGACCGGTTGGCCGAGTCGCTCGGGGCGCTCGACCTGACGCTCGACGCCGACGACCTGGCCGCCATCGAGCGGGCCGTACCCGTCGGGTCCGCCGCCGGTGCCCGCTACGCCGCCCCCGCGATGGCCCACCTGGACAGCGAACGGTGA
- a CDS encoding TetR family transcriptional regulator: MADSTLTPERILEAAEEVLRRFGPAKATVVDVARALGVSHGSVYRHFASKTALREAVADRWLDRVHAELPAVTASSAPAPERLRSWLHTLHGTKRATALDDPELFATYIVLVGEASTVIAASLDGLVAQLSRIIADGVAEGDFAVADVPRAARAVLHATARFHDPTHSAQWADPEIERQLDAVCDLLLDGLRPR, encoded by the coding sequence ATGGCCGACTCGACGCTGACCCCGGAACGGATCCTCGAAGCGGCGGAGGAGGTCCTCCGCCGCTTCGGCCCGGCGAAGGCGACCGTGGTCGACGTCGCCCGGGCACTGGGGGTGAGCCACGGCAGCGTCTACCGGCACTTCGCCAGCAAGACGGCGCTGCGCGAGGCGGTCGCCGACCGCTGGCTGGACCGGGTGCACGCGGAGCTGCCGGCGGTGACCGCCAGCAGCGCACCGGCGCCGGAGCGGCTGCGTTCCTGGCTGCACACGCTGCACGGCACGAAGCGGGCGACGGCGCTCGACGACCCCGAACTCTTCGCCACCTACATCGTGCTGGTCGGTGAGGCCAGTACGGTGATCGCCGCGTCGCTGGACGGGCTCGTCGCGCAGCTCTCCCGGATCATCGCGGACGGGGTCGCCGAGGGCGACTTCGCCGTCGCCGACGTGCCCCGGGCCGCCCGCGCGGTCCTGCACGCCACCGCGCGGTTCCACGATCCGACGCACTCGGCCCAGTGGGCCGACCCGGAGATCGAGCGGCAGCTCGACGCCGTCTGCGACCTGCTGCTCGACGGCCTCCGCCCGCGCTGA
- a CDS encoding glycosyl hydrolase family 18 protein, producing MSPTTSAERVPPPGRRPGWRSRLCTGALALATVATGTAFALAPLSPAEAVVLPNNFKSVGYLPSWAGDVNAVQYNKLTHINYAFVLPNPNGTLRAVENPSKLSALVSRAHGSNVKVSIAIGGWNDGDDSAFEALAANSASRTTFVNSVISFVTQYNLDGVDMDWEYPDPGTSANNFTALMQQLSGQLRSRGKLLTAAVVSEGGSVNGVQPAVFGYVDWLNIMAYDGGSPHANYDWSINAVNGWKSRGLPASKAVLGVPFYSRPGYYTYSALVAMDPANANRDCTTAGGAQQCYNGIPTVKRKTQWALANAGGMMNWELSQDTNNATSLVSAIYDTVMGGGTPPPGRTGQITGIGGKCVDVAAASSANGAAIQLYDCNGSNAQRWTVGTDGTLRALGKCADITAAATSNGAKVQLYDCNGTGAQVWQAQSNGTLRNPASNRCLDATDNSSADGTRLQIWDCFGGANQVWRLPA from the coding sequence ATGTCACCCACCACGAGCGCCGAGCGGGTCCCCCCGCCCGGACGTCGCCCCGGCTGGCGGTCCAGGCTCTGCACCGGAGCGCTCGCGCTCGCCACCGTCGCCACCGGGACGGCCTTCGCGCTCGCGCCGCTCTCCCCGGCCGAGGCCGTCGTGCTGCCCAACAACTTCAAGAGCGTCGGCTACCTGCCGAGCTGGGCCGGCGACGTCAACGCCGTCCAGTACAACAAGCTGACCCACATCAACTACGCCTTCGTACTGCCGAACCCGAACGGCACACTGCGGGCCGTGGAGAACCCGAGCAAGCTCTCCGCGCTGGTGTCGCGGGCGCACGGCAGCAACGTCAAGGTGTCGATCGCGATCGGCGGCTGGAACGACGGCGACGACTCCGCCTTCGAGGCCCTGGCCGCCAACTCGGCCAGCCGGACCACCTTCGTGAACAGCGTGATCAGCTTCGTGACGCAGTACAACCTGGACGGTGTCGACATGGACTGGGAGTACCCGGACCCCGGCACCTCGGCGAACAACTTCACCGCCCTGATGCAGCAGCTCAGCGGCCAGCTCCGCAGCCGGGGCAAGCTGCTCACCGCCGCCGTCGTCTCCGAGGGCGGCAGCGTCAACGGGGTACAGCCGGCCGTCTTCGGCTACGTCGACTGGCTGAACATCATGGCGTACGACGGCGGCAGCCCGCACGCCAACTACGACTGGTCGATCAACGCGGTGAACGGCTGGAAGTCGCGCGGCCTGCCGGCCAGCAAGGCGGTGCTCGGCGTACCCTTCTACAGCCGCCCCGGCTACTACACCTACTCCGCGCTGGTCGCGATGGACCCGGCCAACGCCAACCGGGACTGCACCACGGCCGGCGGTGCCCAGCAGTGCTACAACGGCATCCCGACGGTGAAGCGCAAGACCCAGTGGGCACTGGCCAACGCCGGCGGGATGATGAACTGGGAGCTGTCCCAGGACACCAACAACGCCACCTCGCTGGTCAGCGCCATCTACGACACGGTGATGGGCGGCGGCACCCCGCCGCCCGGCCGGACCGGGCAGATCACCGGCATCGGCGGCAAGTGCGTCGACGTCGCGGCGGCCTCCAGCGCGAACGGCGCGGCGATCCAGCTCTACGACTGCAACGGCAGCAACGCCCAGCGCTGGACGGTCGGCACCGACGGCACCCTGCGGGCGCTCGGCAAGTGCGCCGACATCACCGCCGCCGCGACCAGCAACGGCGCCAAGGTGCAGCTCTACGACTGCAACGGCACCGGCGCGCAGGTCTGGCAGGCGCAGAGCAACGGCACCCTGCGCAACCCGGCCTCGAACAGGTGCCTGGACGCCACCGACAACAGTTCGGCCGACGGCACCCGGCTACAGATCTGGGACTGCTTCGGCGGCGCCAACCAGGTGTGGCGACTTCCGGCCTGA
- a CDS encoding DUF4232 domain-containing protein, giving the protein MTIGVPPYRLGRSRRLGTLLGAVALLAACGTPSRPPIPEPTLTAEPAPTAVDCPDGFLITAGEVEPALGLRALGIELRNCGAAPYRLDGYPVVRVLDQERRPVDVTVGNGSAPVSAPDSYDVPPRPVLLGPGETARARVLWRNTVTESTEPATNASYLEIAPAPGAPTQLVAPGGGIDLGTTGRLAVNVWRSPAGDGPPASAPPSAPAPGVGEGPTVTPNAAGPGVGVRPTVGGRSTGGAG; this is encoded by the coding sequence ATGACGATCGGCGTTCCGCCGTACCGGCTCGGGCGGTCGCGCCGGCTCGGCACCCTGCTCGGTGCGGTCGCGCTGCTCGCCGCGTGCGGCACGCCGAGCAGGCCGCCGATCCCCGAGCCGACCCTGACCGCCGAGCCGGCGCCGACCGCGGTCGACTGTCCCGACGGATTCCTGATCACCGCCGGTGAGGTGGAGCCCGCGCTCGGCCTGCGGGCGCTCGGGATCGAGCTGCGCAACTGCGGCGCGGCCCCGTACCGGCTCGACGGCTATCCCGTGGTGCGGGTACTCGACCAGGAGCGGCGGCCGGTCGACGTCACGGTCGGCAACGGGTCGGCGCCGGTGAGCGCCCCGGACAGCTACGACGTGCCGCCCCGGCCGGTGCTGCTGGGTCCGGGCGAGACGGCGAGGGCCCGGGTGCTCTGGCGGAACACCGTCACCGAGTCGACCGAGCCGGCGACGAACGCGAGCTACCTGGAGATCGCTCCGGCGCCGGGTGCACCGACCCAGCTCGTCGCACCGGGCGGCGGGATCGACCTCGGCACCACCGGTCGGCTGGCGGTGAACGTGTGGCGGTCGCCCGCCGGTGACGGCCCGCCGGCCTCCGCTCCGCCGAGCGCGCCCGCTCCCGGTGTCGGCGAGGGTCCGACGGTCACGCCGAATGCGGCGGGTCCGGGTGTCGGCGTGCGTCCGACGGTCGGCGGGAGGTCGACCGGCGGCGCGGGGTAG
- a CDS encoding MBL fold metallo-hydrolase, with the protein MPEPRLDRRGLLRTAAVGAAATGLAATVAPGPAVAATRPAPTAATGRRARGAAATFRWFGTAGWRIDIGSRTVLVDPYLSRYRTGLFDGGMDLATPLTVATGTVDEHVGRPETVLVTHSHWDHFNDVPHIATTTGARVLGTMTTYQLGLASGIPSGQLGLVKGGEVLDFGDYTVEVVASLHSRNAAYSIGIPGLRLSRPAKPATVADLPEGDTLAYQLRIRNGPAVFFMGASDFVERNVTGLRPDIAMVAMAASGATHDYLPRLLAALDHPEIVVPVHWDNFETELRNPPPIAPADRPRLEAMITTIRKASPRSRIVVPEYLTGYTFG; encoded by the coding sequence ATGCCCGAACCTCGACTCGACCGCCGGGGCCTGCTCCGGACCGCCGCCGTCGGCGCCGCCGCGACCGGGCTCGCCGCCACCGTCGCACCGGGGCCGGCCGTCGCGGCGACCCGGCCGGCACCGACCGCCGCCACCGGGCGGCGGGCGCGCGGCGCCGCCGCGACGTTCCGCTGGTTCGGTACGGCCGGCTGGCGGATCGACATCGGCTCCCGGACGGTACTCGTCGACCCGTACCTGAGCCGGTACCGGACCGGACTCTTCGACGGCGGGATGGACCTGGCCACCCCACTGACCGTCGCCACCGGCACCGTCGACGAACACGTCGGCCGGCCCGAGACGGTACTCGTCACCCACTCGCACTGGGACCACTTCAACGACGTACCGCACATCGCGACGACGACCGGGGCGCGGGTGCTCGGCACGATGACGACGTACCAGCTCGGGTTGGCCTCCGGCATCCCGTCCGGGCAACTCGGCCTGGTCAAGGGGGGCGAGGTCCTCGACTTCGGTGACTACACCGTCGAGGTGGTCGCCTCGCTGCACAGCCGGAACGCGGCGTACTCGATCGGCATCCCCGGGCTGCGGCTGAGCCGCCCGGCGAAGCCCGCCACCGTGGCCGACCTGCCCGAGGGCGACACCCTCGCCTACCAGCTGCGCATCAGGAACGGCCCGGCGGTCTTCTTCATGGGCGCCAGCGACTTCGTGGAACGGAACGTGACCGGGCTGCGGCCGGACATTGCGATGGTCGCGATGGCCGCCAGTGGTGCCACCCACGACTACCTGCCCCGGCTGCTGGCCGCGCTCGACCATCCGGAGATAGTGGTACCGGTGCACTGGGACAACTTCGAGACCGAGCTGCGGAATCCGCCGCCGATCGCACCGGCGGACCGGCCGCGCTTGGAGGCGATGATCACGACGATCCGGAAGGCGTCGCCGAGGAGCCGGATCGTGGTTCCGGAGTACCTGACCGGCTACACCTTCGGCTGA